A genomic segment from Polyangium mundeleinium encodes:
- a CDS encoding NAD(P)/FAD-dependent oxidoreductase codes for MNEKPPLGIVGGGIAGLAAAIAAAQRGREVVVWESGTIGRDKVCGEFLSPEAEEDLDALGCGDLASALKPAPLRSVALFGASGARLDLTLPGRPALGLTRAALEAFLARRARDAGATVLERTPVRAMVPKPPRALEIQSQAGAHAVRGLVLAMGKRSPLDAPLALPRAHADRPTFVALKAYCAPTPLEADVELYLVPGGYIGVNPVEDGRIGICALLDGDARPGWQTLEAYGTRHPALAQRLAALGPPTQKPRGLARFGFGAQAIARACPTTGVPLLFAGDAARLVPSFTGDGMAIALHSGRLAALATFSPDPIRAYTRAFSRAFAARFLVASTLHGLLLRPSVFEFLAPLVGRTPRLVDMLYRATRG; via the coding sequence ATGAACGAGAAGCCTCCGCTCGGCATCGTCGGCGGCGGGATCGCGGGCCTCGCCGCGGCCATCGCAGCGGCCCAGCGAGGCCGCGAGGTCGTCGTGTGGGAGAGCGGCACGATCGGCCGCGACAAAGTCTGCGGCGAGTTCCTCTCGCCCGAAGCCGAAGAGGATCTCGACGCCCTCGGCTGCGGCGATCTCGCCTCCGCACTGAAGCCCGCGCCGCTCCGCAGCGTGGCCCTCTTCGGCGCGAGCGGCGCGCGCCTCGATCTCACGCTCCCCGGCCGTCCAGCACTCGGCCTCACACGCGCGGCCCTGGAAGCCTTCCTCGCCCGTCGCGCGCGAGACGCAGGCGCAACCGTCCTCGAACGCACCCCCGTCCGCGCCATGGTCCCAAAGCCACCACGCGCGCTCGAAATCCAGAGCCAGGCCGGCGCCCACGCCGTGCGGGGCCTCGTCCTCGCCATGGGCAAACGCTCCCCCCTCGACGCCCCCCTCGCGCTGCCACGCGCCCACGCCGACCGCCCAACCTTCGTCGCCCTCAAGGCCTACTGCGCGCCCACGCCACTCGAAGCCGACGTCGAGCTCTACCTCGTGCCAGGCGGCTACATCGGCGTAAACCCCGTGGAAGACGGTCGCATCGGCATCTGCGCCCTCCTCGACGGCGACGCACGCCCCGGATGGCAAACCCTCGAAGCCTACGGCACCCGCCACCCCGCCCTCGCGCAGCGCCTCGCCGCCCTCGGGCCGCCCACGCAAAAACCAAGAGGCCTCGCGCGCTTCGGCTTCGGCGCCCAAGCCATCGCCCGAGCCTGCCCCACAACAGGCGTCCCCTTGCTCTTCGCAGGCGACGCCGCGCGTCTCGTCCCCTCCTTCACCGGCGACGGCATGGCCATCGCCCTCCACAGCGGCCGTCTCGCCGCCCTCGCCACCTTCTCCCCCGACCCCATCCGCGCCTACACCCGCGCCTTCTCCCGCGCCTTCGCAGCCCGCTTTCTGGTCGCCAGCACGCTGCACGGTCTCCTCCTGCGCCCAAGCGTCTTCGAGTTCCTCGCCCCGCTCGTGGGTCGCACGCCGCGCCTCGTCGATATGCTGTATCGCGCGACGCGCGGGTGA